From Dermochelys coriacea isolate rDerCor1 chromosome 8, rDerCor1.pri.v4, whole genome shotgun sequence, the proteins below share one genomic window:
- the LOC119859790 gene encoding phosphoglucomutase-1 isoform X4, with translation MEDSPLLILTLPTAAYYDQKPGTSGLRKKSYYFETKTNYLQNFVQSIFFSIDLRDRQGSTMVVGGDGRYFNKLAIELIVQMAAANGIGRLVIGQNGILSTPAVSCIIRKIKAIGGIILTASHNPGGPNGDFGIKFNISNGGPAPEGITDKIFQISKTIEEYAICPDLKVDLGTIGKQQFDLENKFKPFTVEIVDSVEAYANMLRNIFDFSALKELLSGQNHLKIRIDAMHGVMGPYVKKILCEELGAPANSAVNCTPLEDFGGHHPDPNLTYAADLVQSMKTGEYDFGAAFDGDGDRNMILGKHGFFVNPSDSVAVIAANIFSIPYFQHTGVRGFARSMPTSGAIDRVAKATKIALFETPTGWKFFGNLMDANKLSLCGEESFGTGSDHIREKDGLWAVLAWLSIIAVRKQSVEDILKDHWQKYGRNFFTRYDYEEVDADGANKMMKDLETMMFDRSFVGKQLSAGDKVYTVEKADNFEYSDPVDGSISRNQGLRLIFTDGSRIIFRLSGTGSAGATVRLYIDSYEKDAPKIYEDPQVMLAPLIGIALKLSQLHERTGRSGPTVIT, from the exons ATGGAAGACAGTCCTCTGCTTATATTGACTTTGCCAACAGCAGCTTATTATGACCAGAAACCAGGAACCAGTGGATTACGGAAGAAAAGCTATTATTTTGAGACCAAGACAAACTATCTGCAGAATTTTGTTCAGagtatatttttttccatagatCTAAGAGATCGACAAGGATCTACTATGGTAGTTGGAGGAGATGGgagatattttaataaattggCAATAGAATTGATAGTTCAAATGGCAGCTGCCAATGGG ATTGGTCGTTTAGTGATTGGACAGAATGGAATTCTCTCCACCCCAGCTGTCTCCTGTATTATTAGAAAAATCAAAGCCATTGGTGGCATCATTTTGACAGCCAGTCACAACCCTGGTGGCCCAAATGGAGACTTCGGCATTAAATTCAATATTTCCAATGGAG GTCCTGCTCCTGAAGGTATTACTGATAAAATTTTCCAAATTAGCAAGACTATTGAAGAGTATGCTatctgcccagatctgaaggtgGACCTTGGTACCATTGGAAAGCAGCAATTTGACTTGGAGAACAAGTTTAAACCATTTACAG TTGAAATTGTGGACTCAGTGGAAGCTTATGCAAACATGTTGAGGAACATCTTTGATTTCAGTGCGCTAAAAGAACTACTTTCAGGACAAAACCACCTAAAGATACGCATAGATGCTATGCATGGAG TTATGGGCCCCTATGTAAAGAAGATCCTGTGTGAGGAGCTTGGAGCTCCTGCAAATTCTGCTGTGAACTGTACACCTTTAGAGGACTTCGGTGGCCACCACCCAGACCCAAACTTAACCTATGCTGCTGACTTGGTCCAGTCTATGAAGACAGGAGAGTATGACTTTGGAGCTGCATTTGATGGAGATGGG GATCGGAACATGATTCTAGGGAAGCATGGGTTCTTTGTTAACCCTTCCGACTCTGTTGCTGTCATCGCTGCCAATATTTTCAGTATTCCTTACTTTCAGCACACCGGCGTTCGTGGCTTCGCGCGAAGCATGCCTACCAGTGGAGCAATTGATAG GGTGGCCAAAGCTACAAAGATCGCTTTGTTTGAAACTCCAACTGGCTGGAAGTTCTTTGGAAACTTAATGGATGCAAACAAACTGTCTCTGTGTGGAGAGGAAAGTTTTGGTACTG GCTCTGATCATATCCGTGAAAAGGACGGGCTGTGGGCTGTCCTGGCGTGGCTGTCTATAATAGCTGTCCGCAAACAGAGCGTGGAGGACATCCTGAAAGATCACTGGCAGAAATATGGGCGGAACTTCTTCACGAG ATATGACTATGAGGAGGTGGACGCAGACGGAGCTAACAAAATGATGAAGGATCTAGAAACCATGATGTTTGATCGTTCCTTTGTGGGGAAGCAGCTGTCAGCTGGTGATAAAGTTTACACTGTTGAGAAAGCCGATAACTTTGAATACAGCGATCCTGTGGATGGAAGCATCTCCAGAAACCAG GGTTTAAGGCTCATCTTCACTGATGGTTCTCGCATCATCTTCAGACTAAGCGGTACCGGCAGTGCTGGAGCGACCGTGCGACTATACATTGATAGCTATGAGAAAGATGCTCCAAAAATATATGAAGATCCACAG GTCATGTTGGCTCCTCTCATTGGTATTGCACTGAAGCTTTCACAGCTCCATGAAAGAACTGGCCGTTCCGGCCCCACAGTCATCACATGA